The following are encoded in a window of Phocoena phocoena chromosome 2, mPhoPho1.1, whole genome shotgun sequence genomic DNA:
- the AMN gene encoding protein amnionless, producing MGAPGRVLLWLQLCALTRAAYKFWVPNTDFDAAANWSQNRTPCAGATVEFPADKMVSVLVREGHSISDMLLPLDGEFVLASGAGFSAPDIGSHLDCSTGGPALFRDPDRFCWHDPRLWRSGDAAHGLFSVDAERVPCSHDDVIFPSDASFRVGLGPGAGTVRVRSVRALGQTFTSDEDLADFLASRAGRLRFHGPGTLSVGPEACADQSGCVCGHAEVQPWICAALLQPLGGRCPQAACRDPLRPEGQCCDLCGAIVSLTHGPAFDLQRYRARLLHAFLALPQYQGLQMAVSKVPRQHRLREASGAKADTEIQVVLVETGPETGGAGRLARALLADIAEHGEALGVLSATARESGAPVGGGSAAGLNAPGPRAGLAGGLAAALLLLLLALLAGALLLRRAGRLRWRRRDEADPAPAGAPVGFHNPVFYAADLAEALPAPQLDVWSSSRSYFVNPLFGEAEAEA from the exons ATGGGCGCGCCGGGCCGGGTCCTGCTGTGGCTGCAGCTCTGCG CGCTGACGCGGGCCGCCTACAAATTCTGGGTCCCCAACACCGACTTCGACGCCGCCGCCAACTGGAGCCAGAACCGGACCCCGTGCGCGGGCGCCACTGTCGAGTTCCCCGCGGACAAG ATGGTGTCAGTCCTGGTGCGAGAAGGTCACAGCATCTCCGACATG CTCTTGCCGCTGGACGGGGAGTTCGTCCTGGCCTCAGGAGCTGGATTCAGCGCCCCGGACATCGGCTCGCACCTGGACTGTAGCACAG GCGGCCCCGCGCTCTTCCGCGACCCCGACCGCTTCTGCTGGCACGACCCGCGCCTGTGGCGCTCCGGAGACGCGGCGCACGGTCTCTTCTCCGTGGACGCCGAGCGCGTGCCCTGTAGCCACGACGACGTCATCTTCCCGTCCGACGCCTCCTTCCGGGTGGGTCTCGGCCCGGGCGCCGGCACGGTGCGCGTCCGCAGCGTCCGGGCTCTGGGCCAG ACATTCACCAGCGACGAGGACCTGGCTGATTTCCTGGCGTCCCGCGCGGGCCGCCTGCGCTTCCACGGGCCGGGCACGCTGAGCGTGGGCCCCGAGGCCTGCGCGGACCAGTCGGGCTGCGTCTGCGGCCACGCCGAG GTGCAGCCGTGGATCTGCGCAGCACTGCTCCAGCCCCTGGGTGGCCGCTGCCCCCAGGCTGCCTGCCGAGACCCCCTCCGGCCCGAAGGGCAGTGCTGCGACCTCTGCG GAGCCATCGTATCGCTGACCCATGGCCCGGCCTTTGACCTGCAGCGGTACCGGGCGCGGCTGCTGCACGCCTTCCTGGCTCTG CCCCAGTATCAGGGGCTGCAAATGGCCGTGTCCAAGGTTCCGCGCCAGCACCGGCTCCGCGAAGCCTCAGGCGCGAAAGCAGACACGGAGATCCAGGTGGTGCTGGTGGAGACCGGCCCCGAGACCGGCGGCGCGGGCCGCCTAGCCCGGGCCCTCCTGGCGGACATCGCGGAGCACG GCGAAGCCCTCGGGGTCCTATCGGCGACCGCTCGGGAGTCGGGCGCGCCCGTTGGGGGCGGCTCGGCGGCGGGGCTGAACGCGCCGGGGCCGCGCGCGGGGCTGGCGGGCGGCCTGGCGGCCGCGCTGCTCCTGTTACTCCTGGCGCTGCTGGCGGGGGCGCTGCTGCTGCGCCGCGCGGGGAGGCTCAG GTGGAGGCGGCGCGACGAGGCGGACCCCGCGCCGGCTGGGGCGCCCGTGGGCTTCCACAACCCTGTGTTCTACGCGGCGGACCTGGCGGAGGCG CTCCCCGCCCCGCAGCTGGACGTCTGGAGCTCCAGCCGCAGCTACTTCGTTAATCCGCTCTTTGGCGAAGCCGAGGCCGAGGCCTGA